In Prunus dulcis chromosome 1, ALMONDv2, whole genome shotgun sequence, the following are encoded in one genomic region:
- the LOC117638325 gene encoding early endosome antigen 1 isoform X2 — protein sequence MSRITKWKLEKTKVKVVFRLQFHATHVPQTGWDKLFISFIPADSGKATAKTTKANVRNGTCKWGDPIYETTRLLQDTKTKQYDEKLYKLVGSSRSSVLGEANINLADYADASKPSSVALPLHGCDSGSVLHVTVQLLTSKTGFREFEQQRELRESGLRTTSDQNRNDVSTARRISSSEDTVNDQMDKMNARVKFKELSPLEEEVGLNEEYADSTVGFDGSSNTSESLYAEKHDTSSTHEIDSLKSTTSGDLGGLSLSQSPGQEKGDPSDQQFLAQGTNEWAHGWGSDFSADVGLPNSYEENSRLRGSLEAAESSILELKQEVSTLQSHANEIGIEAQKFSVQLDAEIVSGERLAKEVSILRSECSKLKEDLEEQKSSKLSRETVEIGQDYLFHELQLRWFKGLSDMDDKIRELQRKACFGIHERDFASFLSDFEGLLGVLQVLKQETGQASSGLNLTSVKQADEMSLHKREQLVIGTRFDADFYQPEGVLHCLSIPGPVSQDFDSVDAANAMKGEVFELLREVNELKAERESLAKKADQMECYYEALIQELEENQRQMMGELQNLRNEHSTCLYTISSTKAEMERIQQDMNNERIIFSKEKRDFDSLNKELERRATTAEAALKRARMNYSIAVNQLQKDLELLSFQVQSMYENNENLIKQAFADSLLPSLPACEETLQNQKLDSEESHSAEHLQCQNQCSGINKQHLDGNILSEDLRKSLLFQKGLYQKVEEELYEVHLVNVYLDVFSKTLQVTLVEASADFGLTKEKVHDLSQQLELSTESNELLMRRLQTALDEIRFLNEYKDTCNSNCNDLALRNQVLEADLQNATSENDLLIQKIAEWKDMIKEYETYESKYKACTTEKLQLENLLKKETLENDTLQNRLSSLQEELKYVRTDFDELTYVKENLQNIVNFLQGKLWNLLASYDQKYEGIDLCIGCVSQDLESKDLTGVVLQIEELQHNAYEKIVQLMEEKKDIAQERDIARESLSAAESDNLIIKRQFEHDLRGIMDKLELSNALVRKLQLQVEALANRPEISSVAEENYAQQYRELFSDLNQLEMELQQLTSKNQDLAGQIMEFEKVTEELRRCNLSMAAMSEEKEALIISLQDKTEESSKLAQELNSLQGSLLSLHDDLQTERNLRDKLESTITDLTSQLNEKHCQLLGFDGQKAEVVYLKQLLSDLELEKSRVSGLLLDSEECLKDVREECSSVSALEAQLSEMHEFSIAADVGLTFTKTQYETRIEEIGRCNMAIAALSEKKEALMTSLQDKTEESSKLALELKYLQGSLLSLHDELQIERNLRDKLESAITDLTSQLNEKHCQLLGFDQQNAELVHLKQLVSDLELEKSRVSRLLFDSEECLKDTRRECSFISALEAQLSEMHEFSIAADVGLTFTKTQFETRIEELGRCNLTIAALSEEKEALMVSLHDKTEESSKLVLKLNSLQRSLFSLHDELQIERNLRDKLEGTITDLTYQLNEKNNQLLDFDHQKAELVHLKQLVPDLELEKSRVLRLLLDSEECLKDVREECSSISALEAQLSEMHEFSIAADVGLTFAKTQYRAMIEELGQKLQFSDSHVSELRNDHLNVENMLNKCLARERHYLEENTKLMASLSSLKSELEASSAQNRILLDTNSAMRTELEEYKERAENVEGVVHVDNSQSALGIERLEYTLMTSEEEIDNLIFSKEALDVKVLVLKAKLDEQCAQITLLEGYKDELIMLRNKCSELTQRLAEQVLKTEEFKNLSIHFKELKDKAYAEGLHAHDKREPEGPPVAMQESLRIAFIKEQYETKLQELKQQLAMCKKHSEEMLMKLQDAINEVENRKRSEATHVKRNEELGMRILELESDLHSALSEKREIMKAYDLMKAEKECSFISLECCKEEKQLLEASLQKCNEEMAKIALELTSTKDLLESSSASINNQREGNGSLHKADYISDDPVVEKVRHKKLTSGVQSSIVREDPLAKFSELDLANYEAADPECLNSIDEVDQSKGLINIHSEQDDLVSRGVNGIPSVVPSRQKDVLNSDMKHLVLANEHFKAQSLKSSMDNLNKELERMKHENLLLPLDDHHFDPNFSGVQRELMQLNKVNEELGSIFPLFNEFSCSGNALERVLALEVELAEALQAKKKSTFQFQSSFVKQHSDEEAVFHSFRDINELIKDMLDLKGRYATVETELKEMHDRYSQLSLQFAEVEGERQKLMMTLKNVRASKKAQYLNRSSTSPFLDPS from the exons ATGTCGAGGATCACTAAGTGGAAGCTTGAGAAGACAAAAGTAAAAGTGGTTTTCAGGCTACAATTCCATGCTACACAT GTTCCACAAACCGGATGGGATAAGTTGTTTATATCTTTTATACCTGCTGATTCCGGAAAGGCAACTGCAAAAACAACCAAGGCAAATGTGAGGAATGGGACCTGCAAATGGGGAGATCCTATCTATGAAACTACAAGACTTCTACAAGAcactaaaacaaaacaatatgaTGAGAAGCTTTACAAACTCGTG GGTTCTTCACGGTCTAGTGTCCTGGGTGAGGCTAATATCAACCTTGCTGATTATGCTGATGCGTCAAAGCCTTCTTCTGTTGCACTGCCTCTCCACGGTTGTGATTCTGGATCTGTTTTACAT GTTACTGTACAGCTGCTAACTTCTAAAACTGGCTTCAG AGAGTTTGAGCAGCAGAGAGAGCTCAGAGAGAGTGGTCTACGAACAACCTCTGACCAGAACAGAAATGATGTATCCACAGCTAGAAGGATATCATCTTCTGAAGATACAGTGAATGATCAGATGGATAAG ATGAATGCGAGAGTTAAATTTAAAGAACTCTCTCCCCTTGAAGAGGAGGTTGGGCTGAATGAAGAGTATGCAGATTCAACTGTTGGATTTGATGGTTCTTCCAATACTTCGGAAAGTTTATATGCTGAGAAACATGATACGTCCAGCACCCATGAGATTGATAGTCTTAAGAGTACTACCTCTGGTGATTTAGGTGGATTGTCCCTTAGTCAAAGTCCTGGACAAGAGAAAGGAGACCCCTCTGATCAGCAGTTCTTGGCACAGGGGACCAATGAGTGGGCTCATGGCTGGGGTTCTGACTTTTCTGCAGATGTTGGCCTGCCAAATTCTTATGAGGAAAATAGCAGACTTAGAGGAAGCTTGGAAGCAGCTGAATCATCTATTCTTGAGCTTAAGCAGGAGGTGAGCACTCTACAGAGTCATGCTAATGAAATAGGCATTGAAGCACAAAAATTTTCCGTTCAACTTGATGCTGAAATTGTTTCTGGAGAACGATTAGCAAAAGAAGTTTCCATACTGAGATCAGAATGTTCAAAGTTGAAAGAAGATCTTGAGGAGCAAAAAAGTTCCAAATTAAGCAGAGAAACTGTTGAGATAGGCCAGGATTACCTTTTTCATGAGTTACAGCTCAGGTGGTTTAAAGGGCTTTCAGATATGGATGATAAAATAAGAGAGCTTCAGAGAAAGGCATGCTTTGGAATACATGAAAGGGACTTCGCGTCCTTTCTTTCGGATTTCGAGGGATTGCTTGGTGTTCTGCAAGTTCTCAAACAAGAAACTGGACAGGCAAGTTCAGGGCTGAACTTGACAAGCGTAAAGCAGGCCGATGAAATGAGTTTACATAAACGTGAGCAATTAGTAATAGGAACCAGGTTTGATGCAGATTTTTATCAACCAGAAGGTGTGCTTCATTGTCTAAGCATACCTGGCCCAGTGTCGCAAGACTTTGATTCTGTAGATGCTGCCAATGCAATGAAAGGAGAAGTCTTTGAGCTTTTAAGAGAGGTGAATGAGTTGAAAGCTGAACGAGAAAGCCTTGCAAAGAAAGCAGACCAGATGGAGTGCTACTATGAAGCTCTCATTCAGGAACTTGAGGAAAACCAGAGACAGATGATGGGAGAATTGCAGAATCTCAGAAATGAGCATTCTACTTGCCTGTACACAATTTCATCCACTAAAGCTGAGATGGAGAGAATCCAGCAAGACATGAACAATGAGAGAATAATATTTTCCAAAGAAAAGCGTGATTTCGATTCTCTGAACAAGGAGCTTGAAAGAAGGGCTACTACAGCAGAAGCAGCACTTAAAAGGGCACGCATGAATTACTCCATTGCTGTGAACCAGTTACAGAAGGACCTTGAATTGCTTTCTTTTCAGGTTCAGTCCATGTATGAGAATAATGAGAACCTCATTAAACAGGCTTTTGCAGATTCTTTGCTTCCAAGCTTACCTGCGTGTGAAGAAACCCTGCAGAATCAGAAGTTGGATTCAGAGGAATCTCATTCTGCAGAACACTTGCAGTGTCAGAATCAGTGCTCTGGGATAAACAAACAGCATTTAGATGGGAATATATTATCAGAGGATTTGAGAAAATCTCTCCTCTTTCAGAAGGGGCTTTACCAAAAGGTTGAAGAAGAACTTTATGAAGTGCATCTGGTGAATGTGTATTTGGATGTCTTCTCAAAGACTTTACAGGTTACTTTGGTTGAAGCAAGTGCTGACTTTGGATTGACTAAAGAGAAAGTGCATGACCTTTCACAACAGCTGGAGCTTTCAACTGAGTCCAATGAGTTATTGATGCGGAGGCTGCAGACTGCACTGGATGAGATTCGCTTCCTGAATGAGTACAAGGATACTTGCAATTCGAACTGCAATGACTTGGCTCTGAGGAACCAAGTTTTGGAAGCGGATTTACAAAACGCCACTAGTGAAAATGATCTTCTTATCCAGAAGATTGCTGAATGGAAAGATATGATAAAAGAATATGAAACTTATGAGAGCAAATACAAGGCCTGCACTACTGAAAAATTACAGCTGGAAAATTTGTTGAAAAAggaaaccctagaaaatgacACTCTTCAAAATAGACTTTCATCTTTGCAGGAAGAGTTGAAATATGTCAGAACTGACTTTGATGAGCTGACTTATGTGAAGGAAAATCTGCAGAATATTGTGAACTTTCTACAGGGTAAGTTATGGAATCTGTTGGCATCTTATGACCAAAAGTATGAAGGCATAGATCTCTGCATTGGATGTGTCAGTCAGGACTTGGAATCCAAAGATTTAACAGGTGTAGTGTTGCAAATAGAAGAGCTTCAGCACAATGCATATGAGAAGATTGTCCAGCTTatggaggagaagaaagacATAGCACAAGAAAGAGATATAGCTCGGGAGTCTTTAAGCGCAGCAGAATCTGATAATCTGATCATAAAAAGGCAATTTGAACATGATCTACGAGGTATAATGGATAAACTAGAACTTTCAAACGCCCTGGTGCGAAAGCTCCAGTTACAAGTTGAGGCCCTTGCAAACAGACCTGAGATTAGTTCTGTAGCCGAAGAGAATTATGCACAACAGTACAGAGAACTTTTTTCTGATCTTAATCAGTTAGAAATGGAGCTGCAGCAACTTACTTCTAAAAACCAGGACCTTGCTGGTCAAATTATGGAGTTTGAGAAGGTAACCGAAGAACTGAGAAGGTGTAACCTGTCCATGGCAGCAATGTCAGAGGAAAAAGAAGCTTTGATAATTTCCTTACAGGACAAAACTGAAGAATCTTCCAAGCTTGCTCAGGAGCTTAATAGTTTGCAAGGAAGTTTGCTCTCCTTGCATGATGATTTGCAAACTGAGAGAAATCTCAGAGATAAGTTAGAGAGTACAATTACAGATCTCACTTCCCAGTTGAACGAGAAGCATTGCCAGTTGCTAGGTTTTGATGGGCAGAAGGCTGAGGTTGTCTATCTCAAACAATTATTATCTGATCTAGAACTAGAGAAATCAAGAGTTTCCGGTCTCTTATTGGACTCTGAAGAATGTCTAAAAGATGTCCGCGAAGAATGTTCTTCCGTATCTGCTTTGGAAGCTCAATTGTCTGAAATGCATGAATTTTCAATAGCTGCTGATGTTGGACTTACTTTCACAAAAACTCAATATGAGACCAGGATTGAAGAAATAGGAAGGTGTAACATGGCCATAGCAGCATTgtcagagaaaaaagaagctttGATGACGTCCTTACAGGATAAAACTGAAGAATCTTCCAAGCTTGCTCTGGAGCTTAAATATTTGCAAGGAAGTTTGCTCTCTTTGCATGATGAGTTGCAAATTGAGAGAAATCTCAGAGATAAGTTAGAGAGTGCAATTACAGATCTCACTTCCCAATTGAACGAGAAGCATTGCCAGCTGCTTGGTTTTGATCAGCAAAATGCTGAGCTTGTCCATCTCAAACAATTGGTATCCGATCTAGAACTAGAGAAATCAAGAGTTTCCCGTCTCTTGTTTGACTCTGAGGAATGTCTAAAAGATACCCGTCGAGAATGTTCCTTCATATCTGCTCTGGAAGCTCAATTGTCTGAAATGCATGAGTTTTCAATAGCTGCTGATGTTGGACTCACTTTCACAAAAACTCAATTTGAGACCAGGATTGAAGAACTAGGAAGGTGTAACCTGACCATAGCAGCATTGTCAGAGGAGAAAGAAGCTTTGATGGTGTCCTTACATGATAAAACCGAAGAATCTTCCAAGCTTGTTCTGAAGCTTAATAGTTTGCAAAGAAGTTTGTTCTCTTTGCATGACGAGTTGCAAATTGAGAGAAATCTCAGAGATAAGTTAGAGGGTACAATTACAGATCTCACTTACCAATTGAACGAGAAGAACAACCAGTTACTAGATTTTGATCACCAGAAGGCTGAGCTGGTCCACCTCAAACAATTGGTACCAGACCTGGAGCTTGAGAAATCCAGAGTTCTCCGTCTCCTGTTGGATTCTGAGGAATGTCTGAAAGATGTTCGTGAAGAATGCTCTTCCATATCAGCTTTGGAAGCTCAGTTATCTGAAATGCATGAATTTTCAATAGCTGCTGATGTTGGACTCACTTTTGCAAAGACTCAATATAGGGCCATGATCGAAGAGCTTGGTCAGAAACTTCAGTTTTCAGATAGCCATGTTTCCGAGCTTCGTAATGATCACCTCAATGTAGAGAATATGCTTAATAAATGTCTTGCTAGGGAAAGGCATTACCTTGAAGAGAACACCAAATTGATGGCAAGTCTCAGTTCCCTTAAATCTGAGTTGGAAGCCTCCAGTGCTCAAAATAGGATACTTCTTGATACAAACAGTGCCATGAGGACTGAACTTGAGGAATACAAGGAAAGAGCAGAAAATGTGGAGGGTGTTGTCCACGTGGATAACAGTCAGTCTGCTCTTGGGATTGAAAGGCTGGAGTATACTTTGATGACTTCTGAAGAAGAGATTGATAACCTGATATTCTCCAAGGAAGCACTAGACGTCAAAGTTTTAGTACTCAAAGCCAAGTTGGATGAACAGTGCGCTCAGATAACCTTGCTGGAAGGATATAAAGATGAATTGATAATGTTGCGCAATAAATGTAGCGAGCTTACACAGAGGCTTGCTGAACAGGTTTTGAAGACAGAAGAGTTTAAGAACTTGTCCATCCATTTTAAGGAGCTTAAAGACAAGGCTTATGCTGAGGGTCTCCATGCACATGATAAAAGAGAACCAGAAGGGCCGCCAGTTGCTATGCAAGAGTCCTTAAGAATTGCATTCATCAAAGAGCAGTATGAAACCAAGCTGCAAGAACTGAAACAACAGCTTGCTATGTGCAAGAAGCATAGTGAGGAGATGCTCATGAAATTACAAGATGCAATCAATGAAGTTGAGAACAGGAAGAGATCTGAAGCTACTCATGTAAAGAGAAATGAAGAGCTAGGAATGAGGATCTTGGAATTGGAGTCTGACCTACATTCAGCGCTTTCTGAAAAGCGTGAAATAATGAAAGCCTATGACCTGATGAAGGCTGAAAAGGAATGCTCATTCATAAGCCTTGAGTGCTGTAAGGAAGAAAAACAACTTCTTGAAGCGTCTTTGCAAAAGTGCAATGAGGAAATGGCTAAAATTGCCTTAGAACTCACCTCAACGAAGGATTTGCTTGAGAGTTCTTCAGCTTCTATAAATAATCAGAGGGAAGGCAATGGCAGTTTACACAAAGCAGATTACATATCTGATGATCCAGTTGTTGAAAAAGTTCGCCACAAGAAATTGACATCTGGTGTGCAAAGCAGCATAGTAAGAGAGGACCCGTTAGCTAAGTTTTCTGAGCTAGATTTAGCGAATTATGAAGCAGCTGATCCTGAATGCTTGAATTCCATTGATGAAGTAGACCAATCAAAGGGACTCATCAATATACACTCTGAGCAG GATGATCTTGTATCCAGAGGCGTAAATGGTATCCCTAGTGTTGTACCTTCAAGACAAAAGGATGTTCTTAATAGTGACATGAAGCATTTGGTTCTTGCCAATGAGCATTTTAAGGCCCAAAGCTTAAAGTCTAGCATGGACAACTTAAATAAGGAG TTGGAAAGGATGAAACATGAAAATTTGCTTCTTCCCCTAGATGATCATCATTTTGACCCAAATTTTTCTGGTGTACAAAGAGAGCTGATGCAATTAAATAAG GTAAATGAAGAATTGGGAAGTATATTTCCCTTATTCAACGAATTTTCTTGCAGTGGCAATGCACTAGAGAGGGTGCTCGCGTTGGAAGTTGAACTCGCTGAAGCATTGCAGGCAAAGAAGAAATCAACTTTCCAGTTTCAGAG TTCTTTCGTGAAACAACACAGTGATGAGGAAGCAGTGTTTCACAGCTTTAGAGACATCAATGAGCTAATTAAAGACATGCTGGACCTTAAGGGAAGATATGCTACTGTGGAAACAGAACTGAAAGAGATGCATGATCGTTACTCTCAGTTAAGCCTTCAATTTGCAGAGGTTGAAGGAGAGAGACAAAAGCTAATGATGACTCTCAAGAATGTTCGAGCGTCAAAGAAAGCCCAATACTTAAATCGCTCCTCAACATCCCCATTTCTGGACCCTTCATAA